In Priestia megaterium NBRC 15308 = ATCC 14581, the following proteins share a genomic window:
- a CDS encoding carbamoyl phosphate synthase small subunit gives MQRQLILEDGTVFIGKGFGSDKEMIGEVVFNTGMTGYQEILSDPSYCAQIVTLTYPLIGNYGINRDDFESIEPAVHGLIVKEICDAPSNFRSELSVDEFLKQKDIPGLAGIDTRKLTRKIRQHGALRGRVCNMEVNVEEVVAQLQNHELPTDSVKKVSTVKPYPSPGRGKKVVLVDFGMKHGILRELTARQCDVIVVPYNVTAQEILQLNPDGIMLSNGPGDPKDVPEAIEMIQGVLGKVPLFGICLGHQLFALACGADTEKMKFGHRGSNHPVKDLKTNKVALTSQNHGYTVCEPSLVNTPLEVTHVALNDGTVEGVKHKEYPAFTVQYHPEASPGPEDANGLFNEFMDLMKNNQKVGNC, from the coding sequence ATGCAACGTCAACTAATTTTAGAAGATGGAACAGTATTTATCGGAAAAGGATTCGGCAGCGACAAAGAAATGATAGGAGAAGTTGTTTTCAACACGGGAATGACAGGATATCAAGAAATTCTATCTGATCCATCATACTGTGCACAAATTGTGACATTAACATATCCTTTAATCGGAAACTACGGTATTAACCGCGATGACTTTGAGTCGATTGAACCAGCTGTACACGGTTTGATTGTAAAAGAAATTTGTGATGCTCCTTCAAACTTCAGAAGCGAACTATCAGTAGATGAATTTTTAAAACAAAAAGATATTCCAGGATTAGCTGGAATCGACACGAGAAAATTAACGAGAAAAATTCGTCAGCACGGTGCGCTTCGCGGACGCGTGTGCAACATGGAAGTCAATGTAGAAGAAGTGGTAGCACAGCTTCAAAATCATGAACTTCCGACTGATTCAGTAAAAAAAGTATCAACAGTGAAGCCTTACCCAAGCCCAGGCAGAGGTAAAAAAGTGGTACTCGTTGACTTTGGAATGAAACACGGAATTTTACGCGAATTAACAGCTCGTCAATGCGACGTGATTGTGGTTCCTTATAACGTAACTGCGCAAGAAATTCTTCAATTAAATCCAGATGGCATCATGTTGAGCAACGGACCTGGAGACCCAAAAGACGTACCTGAAGCAATCGAGATGATTCAAGGGGTTTTAGGAAAGGTTCCTCTTTTCGGAATTTGTTTAGGACATCAGCTGTTTGCGCTAGCATGCGGAGCAGATACAGAAAAAATGAAATTTGGTCATCGTGGATCCAACCATCCTGTAAAGGATCTAAAAACCAATAAAGTAGCTCTTACATCTCAAAACCACGGCTATACAGTATGTGAGCCATCTCTTGTCAACACGCCATTAGAAGTGACACATGTTGCGCTTAACGATGGAACAGTTGAAGGAGTAAAGCATAAAGAATATCCGGCATTTACGGTTCAATATCACCCTGAAGCATCACCGGGACCTGAAGATGCAAACGGATTGTTCAACGAATTTATGGATCTTATGAAAAACAATCAGAAAGTAGGTAATTGCTAA
- a CDS encoding dihydroorotase, whose protein sequence is MTTIIKNATWLNEGKIEQVELKIENGVIAEIASHIDVKNEEVIDAGGNFLSPGLIDVHVHLREPGGEKKETIETGTLAAAKGGFTAIAAMPNTRPVPDTVEQMEWVNKRIEKTAHVRVLPYASITTRQLGKELTDFEGLKEAGAFAFTDDGVGVQSTGMMLEAMKKAASLNKAIVAHCEDNDLINKGCVHDGKFAKEHGLNGIPSICEAVQIARDVLLAEAANCHYHVCHVSTKESIRAIRDAKKAGIRVTAEVTPHHLLLNEEDIPELDSNFKMNPPLRGKDDQQALIEALLDGTLDFIATDHAPHTADEKAEGMELAPFGIVGLETAFPLLYTNLVLKEVMTLEQLVSYLTNKPADTFNLPYGTIEVGKPADLTIIDLETEKAINPEEFVSKGKNTPFANWVCKGWPVMTLVEGKRVWEDVKACNVN, encoded by the coding sequence ATGACAACAATTATCAAAAATGCTACATGGTTAAATGAAGGGAAAATTGAACAAGTCGAACTGAAAATTGAAAATGGTGTAATTGCTGAAATAGCTTCACACATCGACGTAAAGAATGAAGAAGTCATTGATGCAGGCGGGAACTTCTTATCACCGGGTTTAATCGATGTCCACGTTCATTTGCGCGAGCCAGGGGGAGAAAAGAAAGAAACGATTGAAACGGGTACTCTAGCAGCGGCAAAGGGCGGTTTTACAGCAATTGCTGCAATGCCAAACACGCGTCCAGTTCCGGATACTGTTGAACAAATGGAGTGGGTAAACAAGCGTATTGAAAAAACAGCACATGTTCGCGTATTGCCATACGCATCGATTACCACCCGCCAATTAGGAAAAGAACTAACGGACTTTGAAGGCTTAAAAGAAGCGGGCGCATTTGCTTTTACAGATGATGGAGTAGGCGTTCAGTCAACAGGAATGATGCTAGAAGCGATGAAGAAAGCCGCTTCATTAAATAAAGCAATCGTTGCACACTGTGAAGATAATGATTTAATCAACAAAGGCTGCGTCCACGACGGAAAATTTGCAAAAGAACATGGACTAAACGGTATTCCTTCTATCTGTGAAGCCGTTCAAATTGCACGAGATGTCCTGCTTGCTGAAGCAGCAAACTGTCACTACCATGTGTGTCACGTAAGTACAAAAGAATCCATTCGGGCCATTCGGGATGCAAAAAAAGCAGGCATTCGCGTAACCGCAGAAGTAACGCCTCATCATTTACTGCTAAATGAGGAAGACATCCCTGAGCTTGATTCAAATTTTAAAATGAATCCACCGCTTCGAGGAAAAGATGATCAACAGGCATTAATTGAAGCTTTATTAGACGGAACGCTTGATTTTATCGCCACTGATCATGCACCGCACACAGCCGACGAAAAAGCAGAAGGCATGGAGCTTGCGCCGTTTGGGATTGTGGGACTTGAAACAGCTTTCCCGCTTCTTTATACAAACTTGGTATTAAAAGAAGTAATGACGCTAGAGCAGCTAGTATCATATTTAACAAACAAGCCTGCTGACACGTTCAACCTTCCTTATGGCACCATCGAAGTAGGGAAACCAGCAGATTTAACTATCATTGATCTTGAAACAGAAAAAGCAATTAATCCAGAAGAATTTGTATCAAAAGGTAAAAATACGCCGTTTGCTAACTGGGTATGCAAAGGTTGGCCGGTAATGACATTAGTAGAAGGTAAACGAGTATGGGAGGATGTTAAAGCATGCAACGTCAACTAA
- a CDS encoding aspartate carbamoyltransferase catalytic subunit, which produces MKHLVTVSTLETNEILEILDSAENYRTNKQGWKPEEKMFVANLFFEASTRTRCSFEMAEQQLGLTTIPFEVTTSSVQKGETLYDTIETLASIGVQSVVIRHPQDRYYEALQEKVSIPIINAGDGCGQHPTQCLLDLLTIRQEFGSFKGLKVAIVGDLRHSRVARSNAEMLTKLGATVYFAGPEEWKDEENRHGTYLDIDEAIETVDVVMLLRIQFERHEENTSELAQNYHSRFGLTVERERKMKSHSIILHPAPVNRGVEIADELVECERSRIFKQMQNGVYIRMAVLARALQPIERGLNNDNNYQKCYMVK; this is translated from the coding sequence ATGAAACATTTAGTGACAGTCTCAACACTAGAAACAAATGAAATTCTAGAGATTTTAGACAGCGCTGAAAACTATCGAACGAATAAACAAGGCTGGAAACCGGAAGAGAAAATGTTTGTTGCCAACTTATTTTTTGAAGCGAGCACGCGTACTCGATGCAGCTTTGAAATGGCAGAACAGCAGCTAGGATTAACAACAATTCCGTTTGAAGTAACAACTTCAAGCGTCCAAAAAGGAGAAACGCTTTATGACACGATTGAAACATTAGCTTCAATCGGCGTTCAGTCAGTTGTTATTCGCCACCCGCAAGATCGTTATTATGAAGCACTGCAGGAAAAAGTATCGATTCCCATCATTAATGCAGGAGACGGATGCGGTCAGCATCCAACTCAGTGTCTGCTTGATCTACTGACGATTCGCCAAGAGTTCGGCTCGTTTAAAGGATTAAAAGTCGCAATAGTCGGAGATTTGCGACATAGCCGCGTAGCGAGATCGAATGCTGAAATGCTGACAAAACTAGGGGCGACCGTATATTTTGCGGGACCTGAAGAATGGAAAGATGAAGAGAACAGACACGGTACATATCTTGATATCGATGAAGCAATCGAAACGGTCGATGTTGTGATGCTGCTGCGTATTCAATTTGAAAGGCATGAAGAGAACACTTCAGAGCTTGCACAGAACTACCACAGCCGCTTCGGATTGACCGTTGAACGAGAGCGGAAAATGAAATCACATAGCATTATCCTTCATCCAGCTCCTGTAAACAGAGGAGTCGAAATTGCAGATGAGCTCGTTGAATGTGAACGCTCAAGAATTTTTAAACAAATGCAAAATGGCGTGTACATTCGTATGGCAGTATTAGCAAGAGCGCTACAACCAATTGAAAGGGGACTTAATAATGACAACAATTATCAAAAATGCTACATGGTTAAATGA
- a CDS encoding uracil-xanthine permease family protein yields MSQQRDFVLDIHDKPKAVNWLTLSLQHLFAMFGSTVLVPFLVGFSPAIALISSGVGTLAFLLITRGQIPSYLGSSFAFITPIIFAKASFGPEETMVGCFLAGLVYGIVALIIKGTGINWIMKLLPPVVVGPVIMVIGLGLANTAVGMAMNDAKGNYSLTYLMVALVTLAITVACSIFFKNIISLIPVLMGIIGGYIFAYTQGLVDFSKVVKAEWIEVPHFYVPFVTYTPSISLGIVLIMVPVAVVTLSEHIGHILVLNKIVDRNYIEKPGLHRSILGDGVATMLAALIGGPPNTTYGENIGVLAITKVLSVFVIAGAAVFAILFGFVGKINALISSIPTPVMGGISILLFGIIASSGLRMMVDAKVDLGSKRNLMIASIILVLGIGGAHLDISEHVKVDSMALSAIMGVLLNLVLPKEKIKEAENVQQTSARKIS; encoded by the coding sequence ATGAGTCAACAACGAGATTTTGTACTTGATATACATGATAAACCAAAAGCAGTAAATTGGTTAACATTGAGTCTACAGCATTTGTTTGCAATGTTTGGGTCGACGGTGTTAGTGCCGTTCCTAGTCGGGTTCAGCCCGGCAATTGCTTTGATTTCAAGCGGGGTAGGAACGCTTGCTTTCCTGCTCATTACAAGAGGTCAAATTCCTTCTTATCTTGGTTCATCGTTCGCGTTCATCACGCCAATCATTTTCGCTAAAGCTTCGTTTGGACCTGAAGAAACGATGGTTGGTTGTTTCTTAGCCGGACTTGTTTATGGAATCGTTGCTTTGATTATAAAAGGAACAGGAATCAATTGGATTATGAAGCTGCTTCCTCCGGTTGTAGTAGGACCAGTTATTATGGTTATAGGCTTAGGACTGGCTAATACAGCAGTAGGCATGGCTATGAACGATGCAAAAGGAAATTACAGCTTAACTTACCTGATGGTTGCGCTTGTGACACTAGCGATAACAGTTGCTTGCTCAATCTTCTTTAAAAACATTATCAGCCTGATTCCGGTACTGATGGGAATTATCGGCGGATACATCTTCGCTTATACACAAGGATTGGTAGACTTTTCAAAGGTAGTGAAAGCGGAGTGGATTGAAGTACCTCACTTCTACGTGCCGTTCGTCACATACACGCCGTCCATTTCATTAGGGATTGTGCTTATAATGGTACCTGTAGCAGTCGTAACACTCTCAGAACATATCGGACACATTCTTGTCTTAAATAAGATTGTGGATCGAAACTATATTGAAAAGCCAGGGCTGCACAGATCGATTTTAGGAGACGGAGTAGCAACTATGCTTGCTGCGCTGATCGGCGGACCGCCAAATACAACATACGGTGAGAACATCGGAGTGTTAGCCATCACAAAGGTGCTTAGCGTATTTGTGATAGCAGGAGCAGCAGTCTTCGCGATTTTGTTCGGGTTTGTCGGCAAAATCAACGCTCTTATTTCAAGTATACCAACGCCGGTCATGGGCGGGATTTCAATTCTCTTATTCGGAATCATTGCTTCATCAGGCTTGCGCATGATGGTGGATGCAAAGGTAGACCTTGGATCAAAACGAAACTTAATGATTGCTTCGATTATCTTAGTGTTAGGAATCGGAGGAGCACACTTAGATATCTCAGAACATGTAAAGGTTGATAGCATGGCACTGTCTGCTATCATGGGAGTTCTGCTGAATCTAGTTCTGCCGAAAGAGAAGATAAAAGAAGCAGAAAACGTTCAACAAACGTCAGCACGAAAAATTTCATAG
- the pyrR gene encoding bifunctional pyr operon transcriptional regulator/uracil phosphoribosyltransferase PyrR yields the protein MNVKATVLDEQAIRRALTRIAHEIIEKNKGIENCVLVGIKTRGIYIAKRLAERIAQIEGNTLPVGELDITLYRDDLSKVTSNDEPLVKGSDIPTDIANKNVILVDDVLYTGRTVRAALDALIDIGRPELIQLAVLVDRGHRELPIRADYVGKNVPTAKSEKIAVHLMEVDEKDHVSIYEK from the coding sequence GTGAACGTAAAAGCTACCGTACTTGATGAACAGGCTATACGCCGCGCTTTAACTCGAATTGCACATGAGATTATTGAAAAGAATAAAGGAATCGAAAATTGTGTGCTAGTGGGGATTAAAACGCGAGGTATTTATATCGCAAAACGTTTAGCAGAACGAATTGCACAAATTGAAGGAAATACATTGCCAGTCGGAGAACTAGACATCACGCTTTACCGAGATGATTTATCGAAAGTGACAAGCAATGATGAGCCTCTTGTAAAAGGATCAGATATTCCGACAGATATTGCAAATAAGAACGTCATCTTAGTAGATGATGTGTTATATACGGGCCGTACGGTTCGAGCAGCACTTGATGCACTGATTGATATCGGCCGACCTGAACTCATTCAGCTGGCTGTCTTAGTGGATAGAGGGCACCGCGAGCTACCGATTCGAGCAGACTATGTTGGTAAAAATGTACCGACAGCTAAAAGTGAAAAAATTGCGGTGCATTTAATGGAAGTAGACGAAAAAGACCACGTGTCTATTTACGAAAAATAA
- a CDS encoding RluA family pseudouridine synthase — MNVIETVINEEQAGERIDKVLSTVNAEWSRSQVQQWIKEGHAKVNDKTVKGNYKCKTGDAIIIEVPELEELDVVAEEMDLDIYYEDQDVLVVNKPRGMVVHPAPGHHSGTLVNGLMAHCKDLSGINGVMRPGIVHRIDKDTSGLLMVAKNDLAHESLVSQLVAKTVTRRYKAIVHGVIAHDHGTIDAPIGRDKQDRQSMTVTDENSRDAVTHFTVLQRFKDFSLVECKLETGRTHQIRVHMKYIGFPLAGDPKYGPKKTLPIDGQALHAGVLGFIHPRTNEYMEFEAPAPKEFNEMLELIEKRS, encoded by the coding sequence ATGAATGTAATTGAAACAGTTATAAATGAAGAACAAGCGGGAGAACGTATTGATAAAGTACTTTCGACTGTAAATGCAGAATGGTCACGTTCACAAGTGCAGCAATGGATTAAAGAAGGTCACGCAAAAGTGAACGATAAAACCGTTAAAGGAAACTATAAATGTAAAACAGGAGACGCTATTATTATCGAAGTGCCGGAACTAGAAGAGCTTGATGTGGTAGCGGAAGAAATGGATTTAGATATTTATTATGAAGATCAAGATGTGCTTGTTGTAAATAAACCTCGCGGCATGGTTGTACATCCAGCTCCTGGTCATCATAGCGGCACGCTTGTAAACGGCCTAATGGCTCACTGTAAAGATTTATCCGGTATTAACGGCGTTATGCGCCCTGGTATCGTTCATCGAATTGATAAAGATACATCCGGTTTACTTATGGTTGCAAAAAATGATTTAGCTCATGAATCACTAGTTAGTCAGCTTGTAGCTAAAACAGTAACGCGTCGTTATAAAGCTATCGTTCACGGAGTAATTGCGCACGATCACGGTACAATTGATGCGCCAATCGGCCGAGATAAACAAGATCGTCAAAGCATGACGGTGACTGATGAAAACAGTCGTGATGCAGTGACGCACTTTACTGTATTGCAGCGTTTTAAAGATTTTTCACTAGTCGAATGTAAGCTAGAAACGGGGCGAACACACCAAATTCGCGTTCATATGAAGTATATTGGTTTTCCGCTTGCCGGGGATCCGAAGTACGGACCGAAAAAAACGCTTCCGATTGACGGACAAGCGCTTCATGCAGGTGTATTAGGCTTTATTCACCCTCGTACAAATGAATATATGGAATTTGAAGCACCGGCTCCAAAAGAGTTTAATGAGATGCTAGAGCTTATTGAAAAAAGAAGTTGA
- the lspA gene encoding signal peptidase II has translation MFYYLIALAVILIDQVTKWMIVKEMYYGQSITVIENFLYITSHRNRGAAWGILQGQMWFFYLITVVVVVGLIIYIQKLKKQDKWFGIALALMLGGAIGNFIDRVVRKEVVDFVNTYIFTYDFPIFNVADSALVVGVIIMFIMTLFEGKMKKEHKE, from the coding sequence GTGTTTTATTATCTTATCGCTTTAGCTGTTATACTTATTGATCAGGTAACAAAATGGATGATTGTAAAAGAAATGTATTATGGACAAAGCATCACCGTGATTGAAAACTTTCTTTACATTACCTCTCATCGTAACAGAGGAGCCGCGTGGGGGATTTTACAAGGACAGATGTGGTTCTTTTATCTGATTACGGTGGTTGTGGTAGTCGGTTTAATAATTTATATTCAAAAGCTCAAAAAACAAGATAAATGGTTCGGTATTGCGCTAGCATTAATGTTAGGCGGCGCCATTGGAAACTTTATTGATCGAGTGGTCCGTAAAGAAGTAGTTGATTTCGTAAATACATACATCTTTACGTATGATTTTCCGATTTTTAACGTAGCTGATTCGGCACTTGTCGTCGGAGTAATCATCATGTTTATTATGACGCTGTTTGAAGGGAAAATGAAGAAGGAGCACAAAGAATGA
- a CDS encoding conjugal transfer protein TraR: MYENYLSIGQELALIKEELQDRLLRYATEQSGYIDEKERYVIEMIKADLKDVEHALAKLDVGAFGIDELTGEVMSIHKLKVMPTARTNEDLFVLW, translated from the coding sequence ATGTATGAAAATTATCTTTCCATTGGACAGGAATTAGCTCTTATTAAAGAAGAATTACAAGATCGCCTATTGAGATATGCTACAGAACAATCTGGTTATATAGATGAAAAGGAACGTTACGTAATAGAAATGATTAAAGCCGATTTAAAAGATGTAGAACACGCGTTAGCAAAGCTTGACGTTGGTGCGTTCGGAATTGATGAACTAACTGGCGAAGTGATGTCTATTCATAAATTAAAAGTAATGCCGACGGCCCGCACAAATGAAGATTTATTTGTTTTATGGTGA
- the ileS gene encoding isoleucine--tRNA ligase produces MEYKDTLLMPKTEFPMRGNLPNREPKMQEQWAEMNIYEKVQKRTEGRPLFVLHDGPPYANGDIHMGHALNKILKDFIVRYKSMSGFCAPYVPGWDTHGLPIETALTKNKKVNRKEMTVAEFRKLCEQYAWEQVNGQREQFKRLGVRGDWDNPYVTLQPQYEAQQIKVFGDMAKKGYIYKGLKPVYWSPSSESALAEAEIEYYDKRSASIYVAFNVKDGKGVLEQDEKFIIWTTTPWTMPANQGIAVNPELQYSVVEADGAKYVVATELIETVAKEIEWADYKTLRTVKGSELERVVAEHPIYKRDSLVVLGDHVTTDAGTGCVHTAPGHGEDDFIVGQKYGLEVLCPVDSKGHMTNEAPGFEGLFYDKANKPITDKLEEEGALLKLSFITHSYPHDWRTKKPTIFRATAQWFASIKDFREDLLKAVEKTKWVPTWGETRLYNMVRDRGDWCISRQRAWGVPIPVFYAENEEPIITDETIEHVSNLFREHGSNVWFEREAKDLLPEGFTHEGSPNGRFTKETDIMDVWFDSGSSHQAVLEEREDLQRPADLYLEGSDQYRGWFNSSLSTSVAVTGEAPYKGVLSHGFALDGEGRKMSKSLGNVVIPEKVMKQLGADILRLWVASVDYQADVRVSDNILKQVAEVYRKIRNTFRFLLGNLADFNPTTDAVAVEDLREVDRYMLVKLNKLIDKVKKSYDSYEFSSIYHAVHNFCTIDMSSFYLDFAKDVLYIEAENNVERRSIQTVLYETLLSLTKLVSPILSHTADEVWVHIPNVTEESVQLVDMPEVQEIEGADQLVEKWDAFMELRDEVLKALEQARNEKVIGKSLEAKLTLYPTADTKELLASISENVGQLFIVSDLEVAEGEAPAEAQKFSYASIVVSKAEGEKCERCWVVSPTVGEDQDHPTLCTRCADVVKNHYVQQ; encoded by the coding sequence ATGGAATATAAAGATACATTATTGATGCCAAAAACTGAATTTCCAATGCGTGGAAATTTACCGAACCGCGAGCCTAAAATGCAAGAACAGTGGGCTGAAATGAATATTTATGAAAAAGTACAAAAACGTACGGAAGGCCGTCCGCTATTTGTCCTGCATGATGGACCTCCATATGCGAATGGCGATATTCACATGGGACATGCATTAAATAAAATTTTAAAAGATTTTATCGTTCGCTATAAGTCGATGTCAGGCTTCTGCGCACCTTATGTACCAGGCTGGGATACACACGGTTTGCCAATTGAAACAGCTTTAACAAAAAATAAAAAAGTAAACCGCAAAGAAATGACGGTAGCTGAGTTCCGTAAGCTTTGCGAACAGTATGCTTGGGAACAAGTAAACGGCCAGCGTGAGCAGTTTAAGCGTTTAGGTGTACGCGGAGATTGGGATAATCCATATGTAACGCTTCAGCCGCAGTACGAAGCGCAGCAAATCAAAGTGTTTGGTGACATGGCGAAAAAAGGCTACATCTACAAAGGGTTAAAACCTGTGTACTGGTCCCCTTCAAGTGAATCTGCTTTAGCAGAAGCGGAAATTGAGTACTATGATAAGCGTTCAGCTTCTATTTACGTAGCGTTTAACGTAAAAGATGGTAAAGGTGTGCTTGAACAAGATGAAAAATTCATCATTTGGACGACAACACCATGGACAATGCCAGCTAACCAAGGGATTGCTGTCAATCCTGAGCTTCAGTACAGCGTAGTTGAAGCAGATGGAGCAAAATATGTAGTGGCAACTGAACTGATTGAAACAGTTGCTAAAGAAATTGAATGGGCTGACTATAAGACGCTTCGTACAGTAAAAGGTTCAGAACTTGAGCGTGTAGTAGCTGAGCATCCAATCTACAAGCGTGATTCATTAGTTGTTCTTGGCGATCACGTAACAACGGATGCTGGTACTGGGTGTGTTCATACAGCACCGGGACACGGGGAAGACGACTTTATCGTTGGTCAAAAATACGGTTTGGAAGTTCTTTGTCCAGTCGACAGTAAGGGTCATATGACGAATGAAGCACCAGGATTTGAAGGGTTATTCTATGATAAAGCGAATAAGCCGATTACAGACAAACTAGAAGAAGAAGGCGCGCTGTTAAAATTAAGTTTCATTACCCACTCATACCCACATGACTGGCGTACAAAGAAACCAACAATTTTCCGTGCAACAGCACAGTGGTTTGCGTCTATTAAAGATTTCCGTGAAGATTTATTAAAAGCAGTAGAAAAAACAAAATGGGTGCCTACTTGGGGTGAAACGCGACTTTATAACATGGTGCGTGACCGCGGCGACTGGTGTATTTCTCGCCAACGTGCATGGGGCGTTCCGATTCCGGTATTTTATGCTGAAAATGAGGAGCCAATCATTACGGACGAAACAATCGAACACGTATCAAATCTATTTAGAGAACATGGATCAAACGTATGGTTTGAGCGTGAAGCAAAAGACTTGCTTCCGGAAGGCTTTACTCATGAAGGAAGCCCAAATGGCCGCTTCACAAAAGAAACAGACATCATGGACGTATGGTTTGACTCTGGTTCTTCACATCAAGCTGTTCTTGAAGAACGTGAAGACTTACAGCGTCCGGCTGATTTGTATTTAGAAGGTTCTGACCAATACCGCGGCTGGTTTAATTCAAGTCTTTCTACAAGTGTAGCTGTAACGGGTGAAGCACCTTATAAAGGGGTACTTAGCCACGGATTTGCTTTAGACGGTGAAGGTCGCAAAATGAGTAAGTCATTAGGAAACGTTGTAATTCCAGAAAAAGTAATGAAACAACTAGGTGCAGATATTTTACGTTTATGGGTAGCTTCTGTAGATTACCAAGCTGATGTTCGTGTATCTGATAACATTTTAAAACAAGTAGCAGAAGTATATCGTAAAATCCGCAACACGTTCCGTTTCTTACTAGGAAACTTAGCGGACTTTAATCCAACGACTGATGCTGTAGCCGTTGAAGACCTTCGTGAAGTAGACCGCTACATGCTTGTGAAGCTGAACAAATTAATTGATAAAGTGAAAAAATCTTATGATTCATATGAATTCTCAAGCATTTATCACGCAGTGCATAATTTCTGTACAATTGATATGAGTTCATTCTACTTAGACTTTGCAAAAGATGTATTGTACATCGAAGCAGAAAATAATGTAGAGCGCCGCAGCATTCAAACGGTCCTTTATGAAACGTTATTATCGTTAACGAAATTAGTGTCTCCAATTCTTTCTCATACAGCAGACGAAGTATGGGTTCACATTCCAAATGTAACGGAAGAAAGCGTGCAGCTAGTTGATATGCCAGAGGTTCAAGAAATCGAAGGAGCAGATCAATTAGTAGAGAAATGGGATGCATTCATGGAGCTTCGTGATGAAGTATTAAAAGCGCTAGAACAGGCTCGTAATGAAAAAGTAATCGGTAAGTCTTTAGAAGCAAAATTAACGCTATATCCAACAGCAGATACGAAAGAACTGTTAGCATCTATTTCTGAAAATGTAGGTCAACTCTTCATCGTTTCAGATCTTGAAGTAGCAGAAGGTGAAGCACCTGCTGAAGCACAAAAATTCAGCTATGCTTCAATTGTTGTAAGTAAAGCAGAAGGTGAGAAGTGTGAGCGCTGCTGGGTTGTATCACCAACAGTTGGCGAAGATCAAGATCACCCGACTTTATGTACACGCTGTGCGGATGTTGTAAAAAATCACTACGTTCAGCAGTAA
- a CDS encoding DivIVA domain-containing protein gives MPLTPLDIHNKEFNRGFRGYDEDEVNEFLDQVIKDYELVMRDKKELEGRVSELTDRLGHFTNIEETLNKSILIAQEAAEDVKRNAEKEAKLIIKEAEKNADRIINEALSKSRKIAMDIEETKKQSKVFRTRFKMLIEAQLEMLNSDDWDQLMDYEMPALEEKID, from the coding sequence ATGCCTTTAACCCCTTTGGATATTCATAACAAAGAGTTTAATCGCGGATTTCGCGGATATGATGAAGATGAAGTAAATGAGTTTCTTGACCAAGTAATTAAAGACTATGAGCTGGTCATGCGTGATAAAAAGGAGTTAGAAGGAAGAGTATCTGAATTAACAGATCGTCTTGGACATTTTACTAACATCGAAGAAACGTTAAATAAATCAATTTTAATTGCTCAAGAAGCAGCGGAAGATGTGAAGCGAAACGCTGAAAAAGAAGCGAAGCTCATTATAAAAGAAGCAGAAAAAAATGCGGACCGTATTATTAATGAAGCACTGTCTAAGTCTCGTAAAATTGCGATGGACATTGAGGAGACGAAAAAGCAGTCTAAAGTATTTAGAACTCGTTTCAAAATGTTAATCGAAGCACAGCTTGAAATGTTAAACAGCGACGACTGGGATCAGTTGATGGATTATGAGATGCCAGCGCTAGAAGAAAAAATTGACTAG